A genomic segment from Nymphalis io chromosome 15, ilAglIoxx1.1, whole genome shotgun sequence encodes:
- the LOC126773845 gene encoding splicing factor 3B subunit 4 produces MAAGPIAERNQDATIYVGGLDDRVTESLLWELFVQAGPVVNVHMPKDRVTQTHQGYGFVEFMGEEDADYAIKVMNMIKLYGKPVRVNKASAHQKNLDVGANVFIGNLDPEVDEKLLYDTFSAFGVILQTPKVMRDPETGNSKAFAFINFASFEASDAAIEAMNNQYLCNRPISVSYAFKKDVKGERHGSAAERLLAAQNPLSHADRPHQLFADAPPTMMGPILMAPPPPPTPSPMPPPGPPMNARPPPPLPMTAPPPPPTSMPPPGPPPPPGPPPPPPPFHHFPPPPFGPPGFGPPPPPGARPPPPWRPPPPSFRPQFPPRGPPPFGHPPFPPHHPPEPNYNY; encoded by the exons atGGCAGCGGGCCCTATAGCCGAAAGAAACCAGG ATGCCACTATTTATGTTGGTGGGTTGGATGACAGGGTTACGGAAAGCTTGCTATGGGAATTGTTTGTACAAGCAGGACCTGTTG TTAACGTACACATGCCAAAGGATCGGGTGACACAAACACATCAAGGTTATGGATTTGTAGAATTTATGGGAGAAGAAGATGCAGATTATGCTATAAAG GTGATGAATATGATAAAACTCTATGGTAAGCCAGTGAGAGTAAATAAAGCTTCAGCACATCAGAAGAATCTCGATGTTGGTGCTAATGTGTTCATTGGTAATTTGGATCCAGAAGTTGATGAGAAGTTGTTGTATGATACATTCTCTGCATTTGGAGTTATTTTACAAACAccaaag GTAATGAGAGATCCCGAAACTGGTAACTCGAAAGCATTTGCCTTCATCAACTTTGCATCATTTGAAGCATCTGATGCAGCAATAGAGGCTATGAACAACCAATATTTGTGCAACAGGCCCATTTCTGTGTCATATGCCTTTAAGAAGGATGTCAAAGGAGAAAGACACGGTTCAGCAGCTGAGCG ATTGCTAGCTGCACAAAATCCACTGTCACATGCAGATCGTCCTCATCAACTGTTTGCAGACGCACCACCTACTATGATGGGTCCAATTCTAATGGCACCACCGCCACCACCCACGCCGTCTCCAATGCCGCCACCAGGACCACCAATGAATGCAAGACCACCACCTCCTCTCCCAATGACAGCACCGCCACCGCCACCTACCTCAATGCCCCCACCAGGTCCTCCGCCACCACCTGGTCCACCACCACCGCCACCGCCGTTCCATCATTTTCCACCACCTCCATTTGGACCTCCTGGCTTTGGACCTCCACCTCCCCCTGGAGCGAGGCCACCTCCACCATGGAGGCCACCACCTCCATCCTTCAGGCCTCAGTTTCCTCCACGTGGGCCTCCGCCGTTTGGACATCCTCCGTTCCCCCCGCACCACCCGCCTGAACCGAATTATAACtactaa